From the genome of Bacteroidetes Order II. bacterium, one region includes:
- a CDS encoding peptidylprolyl isomerase — translation MMHPTKFFFSLLGLIFVLGGCNHTRNTHTSTDAGPIVATYGKSKVTYDELVTQLRKTSNPDTTSQKGFQDFLRRYVNFRLKVSEAERLGLDKDSTQVAELLAYQTQLGRPYLIENEVIRPLAKTLFERQKEVIKVQHILVRVGGRDTLAAYKKIKAVQDSLLNGANFATIAIRNSDDPGVKNNKGVLPPIVAGRFVEAFENLAWNTPIGKVSDISRSPEWGYHLLQVLDRKPAPPAVRTSQLFIRPQGNTKADSLAAREKILALVNRIKSGESFGAITRQYSDDPYLKENEGDIGFRETGELIEPLNTRIFELKNVGDLSEPLQTQFGYHVFMLTGRKETATFDDQYQQLKEFLSDKPILQRHQKAFANRLRKKMNVSFDLAAFQNMVHSVHQDTLFLGFMPATPFRMAHEKKVLATIDNDYVVRVSDFLDVAMRERPGPGYYPQEEALRIANEVIDDQAVDAYIRKMNTVDKRFDALLREYRDGILLFKISEDSLWNPASKDTLSLKRFFLANQGNYTFGERLRLHTFQTANDSLLNVIGTRLKLGIGAAEIAASFKNDRSVRHEFMMLSDSTNTIYDRGFGMKQGEYSEPLPYLRTKVILVSDGMEPPRLKTFDEARAEVTNEYQKLLEERWMNRLYNRYKVRFYPEKLDRAIASRKQK, via the coding sequence ATGATGCACCCTACAAAATTTTTCTTCTCGCTGCTCGGTTTGATTTTCGTATTGGGGGGATGTAACCACACCCGAAACACCCATACTTCAACGGACGCCGGACCCATTGTCGCGACCTACGGAAAGTCTAAGGTTACATATGATGAATTGGTTACACAACTCAGAAAAACTTCTAATCCAGACACCACTTCCCAAAAAGGGTTTCAGGATTTTCTTCGCCGTTATGTAAACTTTCGGCTCAAGGTTTCGGAGGCAGAACGTCTGGGTCTTGACAAAGATTCAACACAGGTGGCCGAATTATTGGCTTATCAGACCCAATTAGGACGACCCTATCTTATAGAAAACGAAGTGATTCGTCCATTAGCCAAAACCTTGTTTGAACGTCAAAAAGAAGTCATTAAAGTTCAACACATTTTAGTCCGTGTGGGCGGACGTGATACCCTCGCCGCCTATAAAAAGATCAAGGCTGTCCAAGATTCCTTATTAAATGGCGCAAATTTTGCAACCATTGCCATCCGAAACTCGGATGATCCTGGTGTAAAGAACAATAAAGGCGTTTTACCACCAATTGTTGCCGGACGCTTTGTGGAGGCATTTGAAAACCTTGCTTGGAATACCCCCATCGGTAAAGTTTCTGACATCTCGCGTAGTCCAGAGTGGGGATACCATCTATTACAAGTTTTGGACAGAAAACCAGCACCACCTGCTGTTCGGACTTCCCAGCTTTTTATTCGCCCGCAAGGTAATACCAAGGCCGACTCGTTGGCGGCACGGGAAAAAATTTTGGCCCTCGTCAATCGCATTAAATCCGGAGAATCTTTCGGTGCCATCACCCGCCAATATTCTGATGATCCTTATTTAAAAGAAAACGAGGGTGATATTGGTTTTCGGGAAACGGGTGAATTAATTGAGCCTCTGAACACCCGTATTTTTGAACTCAAGAATGTGGGCGATTTGTCAGAACCCCTTCAAACGCAATTCGGCTACCATGTTTTTATGCTTACAGGTCGAAAAGAAACCGCTACTTTTGATGACCAATACCAGCAACTGAAAGAGTTTTTATCCGATAAACCCATTCTGCAACGTCATCAAAAAGCCTTTGCGAACCGATTACGCAAAAAAATGAACGTTTCTTTTGATCTTGCAGCTTTTCAAAACATGGTTCATTCTGTGCATCAAGATACGTTGTTTTTAGGTTTCATGCCTGCAACTCCGTTCCGAATGGCCCATGAAAAAAAGGTTTTGGCAACCATTGACAATGATTACGTGGTTCGGGTTTCCGATTTCTTGGATGTAGCAATGCGTGAACGACCGGGTCCGGGCTATTATCCGCAGGAAGAAGCCCTTCGTATTGCAAATGAGGTAATAGATGACCAAGCCGTTGATGCCTATATCCGGAAGATGAACACGGTGGATAAGCGATTTGATGCCCTTCTCCGGGAATACCGTGATGGGATTCTACTCTTCAAAATTTCGGAAGACTCCCTTTGGAATCCGGCTTCTAAAGACACCCTTTCCCTGAAACGCTTTTTCTTGGCAAACCAAGGAAACTATACATTCGGCGAGCGCCTCCGACTACATACCTTCCAAACCGCCAATGATTCGTTACTAAACGTCATCGGAACCCGTCTTAAATTGGGTATCGGTGCTGCCGAGATTGCGGCTTCCTTTAAAAATGACCGATCTGTTCGTCACGAATTTATGATGCTGTCCGATTCCACCAACACCATCTATGACCGCGGTTTCGGCATGAAACAAGGAGAATACTCCGAACCGCTCCCATATCTAAGGACCAAAGTCATCTTGGTTTCGGATGGGATGGAACCCCCTCGGCTCAAAACTTTCGACGAAGCCCGCGCTGAAGTGACCAATGAATACCAAAAACTGTTAGAGGAACGTTGGATGAACCGCCTTTATAACCGATATAAGGTGCGTTTTTATCCGGAAAAATTAGACCGAGCAATTGCCTCGCGGAAGCAAAAATAA
- a CDS encoding DASS family sodium-coupled anion symporter: protein MESTFEKRQLVGLVLGPLFLVVMQLLPAPEGMSEAAWNTASVAMLMATWWITEAIPIPITSLIPIVLFPIMGVLKIGEATAPYADPVVYMFMGGFIIALAMEKWNLHKRIALGIIQKVGTSPERLIFGFMLSAAFISMWINNTATTMMMLPIALSVVRLLYSEGENKEQHNFVVVLMLAIAHASTIGGIGTLIGTAPNMFFAGFMSKTYGIQIGFLDWMLAVMPLVFLSIPLVTIILTRLVFPIKIKEIEGAKEMVTREKNSLGSLSVAEKWVGFAFILVAFLWVFKSLSEPVFGLKTPFLSDAGIGITGCVILFLIPLNLKRGVFVMDWQTASKLPWELILLFGGGLSLAEAIGTSGLAVWIGNSLSALSILPTLLLLFCIVVLTIILTEFTSNTALTATLLPVLGPVALQMGENPLLLLIPATIAASTGFMMPVGTPPNAIVYGTGYIKVTEMIRAGIWLNLLFAVLVTALAYTLITWVFGIQFGQIPDWAR, encoded by the coding sequence ATGGAATCAACCTTTGAAAAAAGACAGCTGGTAGGATTGGTATTAGGGCCTCTCTTTTTGGTGGTCATGCAACTCCTTCCAGCCCCCGAAGGCATGTCGGAAGCGGCTTGGAACACAGCATCTGTGGCGATGTTAATGGCAACGTGGTGGATAACAGAAGCCATTCCTATTCCAATAACTTCCTTAATTCCGATTGTGCTCTTCCCGATAATGGGGGTGCTGAAGATCGGAGAAGCCACCGCACCATATGCAGACCCTGTGGTCTATATGTTCATGGGTGGGTTTATCATTGCCTTGGCCATGGAAAAATGGAACCTACACAAAAGAATTGCCTTAGGGATTATCCAAAAAGTGGGAACCAGTCCGGAGCGGCTTATTTTTGGTTTTATGCTATCGGCGGCCTTCATTAGTATGTGGATCAACAATACGGCAACGACCATGATGATGCTACCAATTGCACTCTCGGTGGTACGCCTTTTGTATTCGGAGGGCGAGAACAAGGAGCAACATAATTTTGTAGTGGTTCTGATGTTGGCCATAGCACATGCTTCAACAATTGGTGGTATTGGAACGTTGATTGGAACCGCCCCCAATATGTTTTTTGCTGGTTTTATGAGCAAAACATATGGTATTCAAATTGGTTTTCTGGATTGGATGTTGGCTGTGATGCCCTTGGTCTTCCTGTCAATACCGTTGGTGACCATTATCCTAACAAGGCTTGTATTTCCAATCAAAATAAAGGAAATTGAAGGGGCCAAGGAAATGGTGACCCGAGAAAAGAACAGTCTCGGATCATTGAGCGTGGCTGAAAAGTGGGTAGGGTTTGCCTTCATCCTTGTTGCGTTTTTGTGGGTATTTAAATCTTTGTCCGAACCCGTATTTGGGCTTAAAACGCCTTTTTTATCCGATGCGGGCATTGGCATCACCGGCTGTGTGATCTTGTTTCTAATCCCCCTAAATCTGAAGCGAGGCGTTTTTGTGATGGACTGGCAAACGGCATCAAAATTACCGTGGGAATTGATTTTGTTATTTGGTGGCGGCCTAAGTTTGGCGGAAGCCATTGGTACGTCTGGTTTGGCGGTTTGGATTGGCAATAGTTTGTCTGCCCTAAGTATATTACCCACCCTGTTGCTATTGTTTTGTATCGTGGTTCTGACCATTATTTTAACTGAATTTACAAGTAATACGGCATTGACGGCCACTTTATTACCCGTTTTAGGTCCGGTCGCTTTACAAATGGGGGAAAATCCGTTATTGTTATTGATTCCCGCAACCATTGCGGCAAGTACCGGTTTCATGATGCCTGTTGGAACGCCTCCGAATGCCATTGTGTATGGAACAGGCTATATCAAAGTAACCGAAATGATTCGTGCCGGCATTTGGCTGAATTTACTTTTTGCGGTCTTGGTAACGGCACTGGCCTATACCTTAATTACATGGGTGTTTGGTATTCAATTCGGCCAAATTCCTGATTGGGCACGATGA
- a CDS encoding DNA translocase FtsK: MISTTLTSFITEYWWITGMMGGGLYLWVFIRKRHPDEESPWFEVGQTIGDVLEEQEVRFGNIFVDEENPNMIRFLIQCPPNGGANFETEVQALLSAFRMRLGNSRLELKPDYDNRAMVLLLPRPESERKKVSLQESLEAIKKSKAQLPVALGQTNGGKYPVLDLAEMPHLLIAGTTGSGKSVFMLNLLVSWLRFKKPHLILISPKPTTFSAFKSVATVISDANEAVQALQSMVIEMHRRYTNPGPHQPIVIMIDELAQLMVSSEKPLRAATELCLVQLAQMAREASIHLVLATQRPSSEVITGLIRDNIPGRVCLRVATPSASRMILGDQHGDGYKLRGNGHGYWLQGEKLIEFQSPMVTEEDVRQVVAPSGAILPIRSRGLSRAA; this comes from the coding sequence ATGATTTCCACAACCCTCACCTCTTTTATCACCGAATATTGGTGGATTACGGGCATGATGGGCGGCGGATTATACCTATGGGTTTTCATCCGAAAACGTCATCCGGACGAAGAGTCGCCTTGGTTTGAAGTGGGCCAAACCATTGGGGATGTGCTGGAGGAACAAGAAGTTCGATTTGGGAATATCTTTGTGGACGAAGAAAATCCCAATATGATCCGCTTTTTGATACAATGCCCCCCAAATGGTGGGGCGAATTTTGAAACCGAAGTCCAAGCCTTGCTTTCTGCTTTTCGGATGCGTTTGGGCAATTCCCGATTAGAACTAAAGCCCGACTATGACAATCGTGCTATGGTTCTGTTATTACCCAGACCTGAAAGCGAAAGAAAAAAAGTGAGTCTGCAAGAGAGTTTGGAAGCAATCAAAAAATCAAAAGCGCAATTACCCGTTGCTCTCGGGCAAACCAATGGTGGAAAATACCCAGTATTAGATTTGGCAGAAATGCCTCATCTACTCATTGCTGGCACAACAGGCTCCGGTAAATCCGTATTTATGCTCAATTTGTTGGTGTCTTGGCTTCGTTTTAAAAAACCGCACCTCATTTTAATTAGTCCAAAACCAACCACTTTTTCGGCTTTTAAATCCGTTGCGACCGTAATTTCAGACGCCAATGAAGCTGTTCAGGCACTCCAGTCTATGGTGATAGAAATGCATCGTCGGTACACTAATCCAGGCCCGCATCAACCGATTGTCATCATGATTGATGAGTTGGCACAATTGATGGTTTCCTCCGAAAAGCCCTTGCGAGCCGCCACCGAATTATGCTTGGTTCAATTGGCACAAATGGCAAGAGAAGCCTCCATTCATTTGGTACTGGCCACACAGCGCCCCAGTTCCGAGGTAATCACAGGACTCATCCGAGACAACATTCCAGGCCGTGTCTGCCTACGGGTTGCAACCCCTTCTGCCAGCCGTATGATATTGGGAGATCAACACGGAGATGGCTACAAACTGCGTGGAAACGGGCATGGGTATTGGCTTCAAGGCGAGAAATTGATTGAATTCCAATCACCTATGGTGACCGAGGAAGATGTCCGACAAGTGGTTGCACCATCCGGAGCCATTTTGCCCATCCGTTCGCGTGGACTTTCCCGCGCAGCCTAA